Proteins encoded together in one Shewanella oneidensis MR-1 window:
- the fkpA gene encoding FKBP-type peptidyl-prolyl cis-trans isomerase — MKSIYKLSLVALAVIGLSACNQEEKATNASTNVELTTEAQKEAYSVGASIGRYMSGHIKEQEELGLPVDRTLIVTGFTSGLNDQLKLTEEEMQTILQSLDKKLNDKRQEQAKAIAVKNLEDGKKFLDENKAKSGVVTTESGLQYEVLTPGSGEKPAAEDTVEVDYVGTLIDGKEFDSSYKRGESLKFPLNRVIPGWTEGVQLMPVGAKYKFVIPANLAYGDRDNGTIPPNSTLIFEVELKSIEKAAAPAAEPAKK; from the coding sequence ATGAAATCGATTTATAAATTATCGTTAGTTGCATTGGCTGTTATTGGCCTATCTGCTTGTAATCAAGAAGAAAAAGCAACAAATGCAAGCACAAATGTTGAATTAACGACTGAAGCACAGAAAGAAGCCTACAGTGTTGGCGCTTCAATCGGTCGTTATATGTCTGGCCATATTAAAGAGCAAGAAGAATTAGGCCTGCCAGTTGACCGCACTTTGATCGTGACTGGTTTCACTAGCGGTTTAAATGATCAACTGAAATTAACTGAAGAAGAAATGCAAACCATTCTTCAAAGTTTAGATAAAAAGTTAAACGACAAACGTCAAGAACAAGCTAAAGCCATTGCGGTGAAAAATCTCGAGGATGGCAAAAAGTTCCTTGATGAAAACAAAGCTAAGTCTGGCGTCGTCACCACTGAATCTGGCCTGCAATACGAAGTATTAACTCCAGGTTCAGGTGAGAAGCCAGCTGCTGAAGACACAGTTGAAGTGGATTACGTGGGCACACTGATTGACGGTAAAGAGTTTGATAGCTCGTACAAACGTGGTGAGTCGCTTAAGTTCCCGTTGAATCGTGTTATTCCTGGTTGGACCGAAGGCGTACAATTGATGCCAGTTGGCGCTAAGTACAAGTTTGTTATTCCTGCAAACTTAGCTTACGGTGATCGCGATAATGGTACTATTCCACCTAACTCAACGCTGATTTTTGAAGTTGAACTGAAATCAATTGAGAAAGCAGCTGCTCCTGCAGCAGAGCCTGCTAAGAAGTAA
- a CDS encoding PaaI family thioesterase, with amino-acid sequence MSIWFRPVTLEDCARLDAGMGGKGTLMQTLGIEISEIGDDYMKATMPATPAVHNPLGIVHGGANVALAETVASYAANFAVDFEQYYCVGQEINANHLRASRNGVLTATAKPIHVGKRSSVWEILIHNSAGELTCISRMTAAVVKR; translated from the coding sequence ATGAGTATTTGGTTTAGACCGGTAACCTTAGAAGATTGTGCACGTTTAGATGCTGGAATGGGCGGCAAAGGCACCCTGATGCAAACCTTAGGGATTGAAATCAGCGAGATTGGTGATGACTATATGAAGGCCACAATGCCTGCAACGCCTGCGGTACATAATCCGTTGGGCATTGTGCACGGTGGCGCGAATGTAGCATTAGCCGAAACGGTGGCCAGTTATGCCGCGAATTTTGCGGTGGATTTTGAGCAATATTATTGTGTAGGGCAAGAGATTAATGCCAACCATTTACGCGCTTCACGTAATGGCGTGTTAACGGCAACAGCAAAACCCATTCATGTGGGGAAGCGTAGCTCGGTATGGGAAATCTTAATCCATAACAGTGCAGGGGAGTTGACCTGTATTTCACGGATGACGGCAGCGGTAGTCA
- a CDS encoding WD40 repeat domain-containing protein → MKKTLLLVICTMFLTACHPRADDIRELSKEPSYSASLSSDGTLAIIATQSQGVQCWDLIHHTLKYQWIHGDLNTGVTSTAISPNGEFVASLSRDSVVLWTIADGKSLGWWSLPSSGESVAVANNGALLIGLNDGSVMSLNAAKTALIKFLGHKERVNTVAISADGRIALTGSNDMQAILWQAQSGQPIHTWDLGSRVTKVALNDSGSLSFTNGSTNEAKIWDNASGKLLNQLEINRRQMTFSAVRFTQQDNQLLTGTPAREVTLWQRNTGKPIAQWQIALTKNSQNRGAVVYSVAIRDTNKIVSISSQGLVETWQQ, encoded by the coding sequence ATGAAGAAAACCCTACTGCTGGTAATTTGCACGATGTTTTTAACTGCATGCCACCCCAGAGCCGACGATATTCGCGAGCTCTCAAAAGAGCCTTCTTACAGTGCCAGCCTCTCAAGTGATGGCACGCTTGCCATTATCGCCACACAGAGTCAGGGAGTGCAGTGTTGGGACTTAATCCATCACACCCTAAAATACCAATGGATACATGGTGACCTCAATACAGGCGTGACCAGCACAGCCATTTCGCCTAATGGTGAGTTTGTTGCATCGTTAAGCCGCGATTCAGTTGTGCTATGGACAATTGCCGATGGAAAATCCCTCGGTTGGTGGTCACTGCCATCATCGGGAGAAAGTGTTGCGGTGGCCAACAATGGGGCTTTACTTATCGGCTTAAACGATGGCAGCGTTATGTCCCTCAATGCGGCTAAAACGGCACTGATTAAGTTTTTAGGTCATAAAGAACGAGTCAATACGGTTGCCATTTCAGCAGATGGGCGCATAGCGCTTACGGGTTCAAATGATATGCAGGCCATTTTATGGCAAGCGCAGAGCGGGCAGCCTATCCACACTTGGGATCTGGGCAGTCGAGTGACTAAAGTAGCACTGAACGACAGTGGCAGTTTAAGTTTTACCAATGGCAGTACTAATGAAGCAAAAATATGGGACAATGCAAGCGGTAAGCTTTTAAATCAATTAGAGATTAACCGTCGCCAAATGACCTTTTCAGCGGTACGATTTACTCAGCAAGACAACCAGTTATTAACCGGTACCCCCGCCCGCGAAGTCACACTCTGGCAACGCAATACGGGGAAACCTATTGCCCAATGGCAAATTGCGCTGACGAAAAACAGCCAAAACCGTGGAGCCGTTGTATACTCTGTGGCAATTCGAGATACCAATAAAATCGTTAGTATCAGTAGCCAAGGCTTAGTCGAGACTTGGCAACAATAG
- the exeM gene encoding extracellular exonuclease ExeM, giving the protein MENVNKLTAVSLAVAAALPMMANANVMITEYVEGSSNNKAIELYNSGNTAIDLTGYKLVRYKDGATDAADMQVLDGQSIAPKATKVILNSSGVITLPQGVDSFSGTLSFNGGDAVALVKDGAVVDIIGDVPTPVGWGLDVTLKRKLDSLVANTVFNPAQWEQLPKDTFTGLGSLDTPTKPETPAFSCSGAKIVPIYQVQGAGESSPYVPAGAFESESEVTVRGVVTARGENLFKGFYLQEVKGDNSPYTSDGVFVFLGEAPPPAIQPGVEICVQGKVKEYFGLTQIDIKTDKKFEAGTKGEVPVAAPFYVAEGETLAQALERFEGMNVLLDAGSDLKINRTFSYDYAGKRNNMLVSYKAPLMKPTQLYPALSAEATALAKSNRENQLFIESDYKPADGIIPYFPDFNAETGYIRVGDQLTNLQGVVGYSYGAYRLVATNTITAGDFIRGDDRTDAPSVATKGDIRVASFNVLNFFNDVVGGDTNPSGGNRGALTEEEMLLQRTKIVSAITAMNADIVGLMEIANNGFGEKSAIKNLVDALNEKQTTENAYSYIQIADTDKYDGKYFGSDAITVGMLYRAGKVSLAGAARTIETPEQHASVGSVTRIKDGKTETNPGNDAYQRHSLAQTFKIHDQNLTVVVNHLKSKNSGCLEDWVNFEESVDPADLQGRCNEFRVSAAKVLGEALKDVKGDLLVIGDMNAYGMEDPLRVLTDFDASKSDRDIMTASWTTLNGKVYERQGSKIDKGYGLINLNTKAHGTGTYSYSYNGELGNLDHALANTSLAKRLVDIEDWHINSVESSLFEFGKKFSGNLVKSENAFSASDHDPVIVALSYPAPVVPPKPQPTPKDDGGALGYLGLALLSLLGLQRRRRY; this is encoded by the coding sequence ATGGAAAATGTTAATAAGTTAACAGCTGTTTCTTTAGCTGTAGCCGCGGCTTTGCCTATGATGGCAAACGCTAATGTAATGATCACTGAGTATGTTGAAGGTAGCTCAAATAACAAAGCGATTGAATTATATAACAGTGGCAATACAGCAATAGATCTTACCGGTTATAAACTCGTTCGTTATAAAGATGGCGCCACCGATGCGGCAGATATGCAAGTGTTAGATGGACAAAGCATCGCACCTAAAGCTACTAAAGTCATTCTCAATTCAAGTGGTGTTATTACCCTGCCTCAAGGCGTTGATAGTTTTTCTGGTACCTTAAGTTTTAACGGTGGCGATGCGGTTGCCTTAGTTAAAGATGGTGCGGTTGTCGATATTATTGGTGACGTGCCAACCCCTGTGGGTTGGGGGCTTGATGTTACCCTTAAGCGCAAGCTTGACTCATTAGTGGCAAATACTGTCTTTAATCCTGCCCAGTGGGAACAATTACCTAAAGATACTTTCACTGGCCTTGGCTCACTGGATACCCCTACTAAGCCTGAAACACCTGCATTTAGCTGCAGCGGTGCAAAAATTGTCCCAATTTACCAAGTTCAAGGTGCGGGAGAGTCTAGTCCTTATGTGCCAGCTGGCGCATTCGAGTCTGAAAGCGAAGTAACCGTTCGCGGTGTCGTCACTGCCCGTGGTGAGAATTTATTTAAAGGTTTTTATCTACAAGAAGTGAAGGGTGATAACTCGCCATACACTTCCGATGGTGTATTTGTGTTTTTAGGTGAAGCGCCACCTCCAGCGATTCAGCCTGGGGTTGAAATTTGTGTTCAGGGTAAGGTGAAGGAATACTTCGGCTTGACTCAAATTGATATCAAAACCGATAAGAAATTTGAAGCTGGCACTAAGGGTGAAGTCCCAGTCGCCGCGCCTTTCTATGTTGCAGAAGGTGAAACTTTAGCTCAGGCATTAGAGCGTTTTGAAGGGATGAATGTACTATTGGATGCGGGCAGCGATTTGAAGATCAACCGTACCTTTAGCTACGACTACGCAGGTAAGCGCAATAACATGTTGGTGTCATACAAAGCACCCCTGATGAAGCCGACCCAGTTATATCCAGCACTTTCTGCCGAGGCGACGGCATTAGCTAAATCAAACCGCGAGAATCAGCTGTTTATTGAATCCGATTACAAGCCTGCGGATGGCATTATTCCTTACTTCCCCGACTTTAACGCCGAAACAGGTTATATCCGCGTGGGCGATCAACTGACAAATCTGCAAGGTGTGGTTGGCTACAGCTACGGGGCTTACCGTTTAGTGGCAACTAATACTATTACTGCTGGCGATTTTATCCGTGGCGATGATAGAACCGATGCACCCAGCGTGGCCACCAAAGGCGATATTCGTGTGGCCAGTTTCAACGTGCTTAACTTCTTCAACGATGTTGTGGGTGGCGATACTAACCCATCAGGTGGTAACCGCGGCGCATTGACCGAAGAAGAAATGCTATTACAACGCACAAAAATCGTCAGTGCGATTACCGCCATGAATGCCGATATCGTTGGCTTAATGGAAATTGCTAACAACGGTTTTGGCGAAAAGAGCGCGATTAAGAACTTGGTCGATGCCTTAAACGAGAAGCAAACCACAGAAAATGCTTACAGCTATATTCAAATCGCCGACACAGATAAATACGACGGCAAGTACTTTGGTAGCGATGCCATTACTGTTGGTATGCTTTATCGTGCTGGTAAAGTAAGCCTTGCGGGTGCGGCTCGTACTATTGAAACTCCTGAGCAACATGCGAGTGTGGGCAGTGTGACTCGCATTAAAGATGGCAAGACTGAGACTAACCCTGGCAATGATGCTTACCAACGTCACAGCTTAGCGCAAACCTTTAAGATCCATGATCAAAACTTAACCGTTGTTGTTAACCACCTTAAATCAAAGAATTCAGGCTGTTTGGAAGATTGGGTTAACTTCGAAGAGTCAGTCGATCCTGCTGATCTACAGGGTAGATGTAACGAATTCCGTGTGTCAGCGGCGAAAGTGTTAGGTGAAGCGTTAAAAGACGTGAAAGGCGATTTACTGGTTATCGGCGATATGAATGCCTATGGTATGGAAGATCCTCTGCGCGTATTGACTGACTTCGATGCCAGCAAGTCTGACCGCGACATCATGACTGCCTCTTGGACCACCTTAAATGGCAAAGTGTATGAACGCCAAGGTAGCAAGATTGACAAGGGCTATGGTCTTATCAATCTCAATACTAAAGCTCACGGTACTGGCACTTACTCATACAGCTACAATGGTGAGTTAGGCAACCTCGACCATGCCTTGGCAAACACTAGCCTTGCCAAGCGTTTAGTGGATATCGAAGATTGGCATATCAACTCGGTGGAGTCTAGCCTGTTCGAATTCGGTAAAAAATTCTCAGGTAATCTTGTCAAATCTGAGAATGCGTTTTCTGCTTCAGACCATGACCCTGTGATTGTGGCGTTAAGCTATCCAGCACCTGTGGTGCCACCAAAACCGCAGCCGACGCCAAAGGATGATGGCGGTGCGCTAGGTTACTTGGGCTTAGCCTTGTTATCGCTATTGGGTTTACAACGTCGTCGCCGTTATTGA
- a CDS encoding SlyX family protein, whose translation MQGVQEQIEELQTKLAFQELTVEELNQEVIKLNQLVAHQQHQIQLLIGKLQAIEPSNMATQAEETPPPHY comes from the coding sequence ATGCAAGGCGTACAAGAACAGATTGAAGAGCTGCAAACTAAATTAGCTTTTCAAGAGCTCACGGTCGAAGAGTTGAACCAAGAAGTGATTAAATTGAACCAACTCGTGGCCCACCAGCAACATCAAATCCAGCTATTAATTGGAAAGTTGCAGGCGATAGAGCCGAGTAATATGGCGACCCAAGCCGAAGAGACACCA